A single Tenacibaculum sp. Bg11-29 DNA region contains:
- the tssD gene encoding type VI secretion system tube protein TssD — translation MAKSQLHFLGHVVDLLTVETVYSKGFNTYKGIPILYNQGGLLKFVFDFEANFRFLERMKTVNYDLYKRGCPIDDGKIVFYDANGENLKDWYFKDAPVVYYQFKFDANGGGMRVEMIISPAIQNYGCKIHRSWHITPIEEEGYKSPVQAAEKKEKKAFRINIEAKNSDIKNGLLGFDTIPNEAIVVSDYENLKREYKPLPTKILDKQYIPSWLSIRVNQTVELELDWDKKSNAKNYNTIAFEEHPDFSFEPKNLKGAKKIKITCQNNNVTPAQIAIKADNDLIVGALNIFYPKPKTIDLEWCFVEINEGDKENLARETNKSKLENYLNKGLNPALIDITITNNETTIIDIREYKERLTEYGSLKKDPNNRIGNYIERSNIKRAAVLQKIITTHQQDKNKLTVYFINQKCIKESDITEDGQFKVAGGISPTGTGIAYLVLDPGGNIKSENIIHEIMHALGLKHTFESKHKFKNTKTDNYMDYHNNKKHTYKWQWKNLHKYSKLK, via the coding sequence ATGGCAAAATCACAATTACATTTTTTAGGGCATGTAGTAGACCTATTAACAGTAGAAACTGTTTACAGTAAGGGTTTTAACACATATAAAGGTATTCCTATACTCTATAATCAAGGCGGCTTGCTTAAATTTGTTTTCGATTTCGAAGCAAATTTTCGTTTTTTAGAACGTATGAAGACTGTTAATTATGACCTTTATAAACGAGGGTGCCCTATTGATGATGGAAAAATTGTTTTCTATGATGCAAATGGAGAGAATTTAAAAGATTGGTATTTTAAAGATGCGCCTGTTGTTTATTATCAGTTTAAATTTGATGCTAACGGTGGCGGAATGAGGGTAGAAATGATAATTTCTCCTGCTATACAAAACTATGGTTGTAAAATTCATAGAAGTTGGCATATAACACCTATTGAAGAGGAAGGTTACAAATCGCCTGTGCAGGCTGCTGAGAAGAAGGAGAAAAAAGCATTTAGAATAAATATTGAAGCTAAAAATAGTGACATTAAAAACGGTTTACTCGGTTTTGACACGATTCCGAATGAGGCTATCGTAGTGTCTGACTACGAAAATTTAAAAAGAGAATACAAACCACTTCCTACAAAAATACTAGACAAACAATATATACCTAGTTGGTTAAGTATACGAGTAAACCAAACTGTTGAACTTGAGTTAGATTGGGATAAAAAAAGCAATGCTAAAAATTATAATACGATTGCTTTTGAAGAACATCCTGATTTTAGTTTTGAACCTAAAAATTTAAAAGGTGCTAAAAAAATAAAGATAACTTGTCAAAATAATAATGTCACACCTGCTCAAATAGCAATAAAAGCTGACAATGATTTAATTGTTGGTGCTTTAAATATCTTTTATCCAAAGCCTAAAACTATTGACCTCGAATGGTGTTTTGTTGAAATTAATGAAGGTGATAAAGAAAACTTAGCTAGAGAAACAAACAAATCAAAACTAGAAAATTATCTAAATAAAGGATTAAACCCTGCTTTAATAGATATTACTATAACAAATAATGAAACCACTATAATAGATATTAGAGAGTATAAAGAAAGACTGACAGAATATGGTTCTTTAAAAAAAGATCCTAACAATAGAATTGGAAATTATATAGAACGAAGCAATATAAAAAGAGCTGCTGTTTTACAAAAAATTATTACAACACACCAGCAAGACAAAAATAAACTTACGGTATATTTTATTAACCAAAAATGCATTAAAGAAAGTGATATTACTGAAGATGGTCAATTTAAAGTAGCAGGAGGTATATCTCCCACAGGTACAGGAATTGCCTATTTGGTTTTAGATCCTGGCGGTAACATTAAATCAGAAAATATTATTCACGAAATAATGCACGCCTTAGGATTAAAACATACTTTTGAAAGTAAACATAAATTTAAAAACACCAAGACTGATAATTATATGGACTATCATAATAATAAAAAACACACCTACAAATGGCAATGGAAAAATTTACACAAATACTCTAAACTAAAATAA